DNA from Sphingomonas psychrotolerans:
GGCAATGACGATATGGCTGCGGGCGTGCTGGCGGTGGCGCACGAGAGTGATGTCGACGTGCCCCGCCAGCTGTCGATCGTCGGGTTCGACGATTCGGATCTCGCCAAGGCGGTATGGCCGCCGCTCACCACGATGCGCCAGCCGGTGCGCGAGCTCGCTTATGCCGCGGCCAATCTGATGCTCGTGCCCGACGCCGAGCAGCGAGTCACGCTCGAGCACAAGCTCATGGTGCGCTCGACCACCGGCCCTGCGCCGCGTTAACCATCCTGTCCGAGCGGTCCCGGGACGAGCTGTCCCACGGATAGACGGGTGTTAACCTTCTTCCGTGCTGGCAATAAAAGTAAACAAGTCGTTAACTGCTGCCATGCAGACTCGTTTCGTCGCCGAGGGCCAGGCCCGCCGCCATCCTTTCCGGGTGCAGATGCGCCGCGTCGTCGCGATCGAGCGCAAGATCAGCGACGACAGCGACTGGAAGCTGTTCGCCCTGAGCTTCACGGCGTTTTTCGTCTGCTTCTCGACCTTTATCGCCTGAGGCGTCCCAAGTCCCGTCCCGGTGCTCCAGCGAAAGCAGGAGCCCAGAGTCACGGGCGGTGCACTCGGTTACCCTGGGCTCCTGCTTCCGCAGGAGCACAAGCGCCTCAGGGAATCGGATCGAGCCCGTGGGGCAGGTCCTCGGCCTTGTAGAGCCGCCACGCGCAATAAGCCGAGGCGAGGCACAGCAGGAAGACGATCCAGATCGCGTGAACCACGGCCACGCCGGGGATGTTGGTGAAGCCGAGGATCCCCACCGATCCGGCGACCATCGCCCCCGAATTGACGATGTTGTTTGCGGCTACGGTGCGCGATGTCTGCGACTTGTCCACCGTCGTGGTGAGGAAAGCGTAGAGCGGCACCACGAACATGCCGCCGGTAATCGCGATCATGCCGAGATCGAGGAGCACGCGCCAGGCGTAGGGCAATGCGAGGAAGTCGGCAGTCTTGAGCAGCGGGCCGTCGCTCACCGGGAAGAAAGCGGCGGCGAAGAAGAAGTCGGCGACGAACAGCGACATCGCCAGCACCGAGGCCGGCGCATATTTCGCCGAGACATGCCCTTTGAGCATGCGGTTGATGATGATCGAGCCGATCGCGATGCCGACCGAGAAGATTGCGAGGAATACGCTCGCCACGTCCTTTTGCGCGTGGAAGACGTTCTTCACCAGCGGTGGGAACAGCACCCCCAGAATAGCGGCGATCGTCCAGAACACGCTGATCGCGACGATCGCGAGATAGAGCCGCGGGATGTGCATCGTCGCGCGGATCAGCCGGGCCGAGGCGCGGAAGATGTTGTAGTCGAGCTTCAGCTTGGTCAGCGGCGGCGCGGGCGGGATCTGGAGCGAGGCGAACCAGCCGATCACCGCCACGCCGACCACCGCGAAGGCCGCGAAGGTCGGGCTGATCAGCCCGCCCGCGATCGTACCGCAGAGGATGGCGATATAGGTGCCGGCCTCGACCATCCCGGTGCCGCCGAGAACTTCGTCCGCTTCCAGATGCTGCGGGAGCACGGCATATTTGATCGGGCCGAAAAAGGTCGAGTGGATCCCCATGCCGACCAGAGCGACCAGCATCAGCGGCAGGCTCTTCACGAGGATGCCCAGCGCGCCGACGAGCATGATCAGCACTTCGGCGGCCTTGATGATCCGCATGATCTTCGCTTTGTCGTAGCTGTCGGCGATCTGCCCGGCGAGCGCGGAGAAGAGGAAGAAGGGGAGGATGAAGATGCCCGTGGCGATCGCGCTGAACTGCGTTTCCTGCTCGACCGAGTCGAAGATGTAATAGATTGCGAAGAACACCATCGCGTTCTTGAAGAGATTGTCGTTGAAGGCACCGAGAAACTGCGTGATGAACAGCGGCAGGAAGCGGCGCTCCTTCATCAACCCGAGCGCACCGATCATATCGTACCATGTCCTTGAAGCGCGAGGCATGCCCCGCCGAACGACGGGCCCGCATAGCCGAGTGGCAAGGAACGTATCAACCGCCATATGCGTCCCCTGTCCATGATCAAGACGGTTTCAGCGCCCCCACGAGCAGTGCTAGGAGGCGTGGCATGCTGACGCTCCCCAATATCCTGACGCTTTCCAGGATCGTGACCGTGCCGCTGCTCGCGGCATTCCTGTGGTGGCCCGAATGGCGAACCGGCTATGCGATCGCCTTCGCGATCTATTGCCTGATGGGCATCACCGACTATTTCGACGGCTATCTGGCCCGCGCGCAGGGCACGGTTTCCAAGCTCGGCGTGTTCCTCGATCCGATCGCCGACAAGATCATGATCGCCGCGGTGATCCTCATGCTGGTGGGCAAGGGCGTGATTGCCGATTACCACTTGATCGCCGCGCTGATCATCCTGCTGCGCGAGATCACGGTCTCGGGGCTGCGCGAATTCCTCGCCCAGCTCCAGGTATCGGTGCCGGTGTCGCAACTCGCCAAATGGAAGACGGCACTCCAGCTCGTCGCGTTCGGCGCGCTGATCCTGGGACAGGCGCTGCCGCAATATCCGTGGGTGGCGTTGCTCGGGCTGGTCACCTTGTGGAGTGCCGCGGTGCTCACCGCGATCACCGGCTGGGATTATCTGCGCGTCGGCCTCAAGCACATGGACACGTGATGGACCTGCTCTATTTCGCCTGGGTGCGCGAGCGCGTCGGAACGGGCCATGAACAGCGCGATCCCCCGGCGACGGTGCTGAGTATCGCCGATCTGATCGCGTGGCTCGCCACGCTGAGCCCGGGCCATGCCGAAGCGATGCGCGAACCCGAACGGTTGCGCGCCGCGATCGATCAGAAATTCGTGCCGCTCGACGCGCCGCTCGGCAACGCCCGCGAGGTCGCGCTTTTCCCTCCGGTTACCGGCGGATGATCCGCGTCTCGGTCGATCCCGCGCCGATCGAACTGGCGGTCGAAGTCGCCGCGCTCGAGGAGCGCGGGGCAGGGGGCGTCGCTACGTTCACCGGTCTGGTCCGCGGCGACGACGGGGTTACTGCGCTCGAACTCGAACATTATCCGGGCATGACCGAACAGGCGCTGATCGCGCTCGCGGAAACCGCGACCGAGCGCTGGTCGCTGCTCGGAGTGACGATGGTCCACCGCATCGGAGTGATGGTGCAGGGGGACCGCATTGTCTTCGTCGGCACCGCGGCGCATCATCGTCGCGAGGCGCTCGAAGCCTGCGCATTCCTCATCGACCGGCTCAAGACCGACGCACCGTTCTGGAAGCGCGAGCAGCGGGGCGAGGATGCCCGCTGGGTCGACGCGCGCCATACCGACGCGGAAGCTGCGGGGCGCTGGGGCTAATCCAAGAACCTACCGCGTCTGCGCAAGAACCTCGGCCAGCAGCCGAAAGTCGCGTTCGCGGGGAGAGGCCTTACGCCACACCAAAGCGATTTGCCGCGATGCATTCTCGGCGTCGAGCGGTCGTGCGGTCACGCGGGTATGCTCGAGGATCCCCGCGTCGATCGCCATCTGCGGCAGCATCGTCACGCCGAGGCCGTTATCCACCATCTGCACCATCGTGTGCAGCGACGTTCCCAGCATCGTCGCCTCGGCGCGCAATTCTGGGCGGTTGCACGCCGCCAGTGCATGGTCCTTCAGGCAATGCCCGTCCTCGAGCATCAGCAGCCGGTTGGGGTCGATATCCGCGGGGCGGATCGTTGGCGTCGGGTCCATCTCCCCTTCCGGAAACGCGACGAACAGGCGGTCGTCGAACAAAGGCGCCGCCTCGACTTCGCCGCAGCCGAAGGGGAGGGCGAGCAAAACGCAATCGGTGCGCCCATGATGGAGTTGCTCGCATGCCTGGCCGCTGGTCTCCTCGCGCAGGAACAACTTCAGATCGGGATATTCGCGCCGCAGCCGTGGCAGGATCCGCGGAAGCAGGAACGGGGCGATCGTCGGGATCACGCTCATCCGCATCTCGCCCGAAAGCGGCCGCCCGGCAACGCGCGCGAGATCGCCGAGTTCGTCGGCCTCGCGCAGCACCCGCCGCGCCTTCTCGACGATTCGCTCGCCCAAAGGCGTGAACCGGACCACCCGGCGGGTCCGTTCGACCAGCACCACGCCGATCAGCGTCTCAAGTTCGCGAATCCCGGCGGAGAGAGTCGACTGGGTGACGAAGCTGGCCTCCGCCGCGCGGCCAAAATGGCCGGAATCGTGCAGCGCGACGAGGTATTGGAGCTGCTTGAGCGTCGGGAGGTAGGTTGCGGCCACTGATCGCCTCTATCGATTGTATCGGCGTATATAAGTGATTCTTTCTCTTACGTCATCCGGCGAAGGCCGGGATCCAGAGCCACGGGCGATGATGGTTGGAGCCCCGGTCCAACGTTCGCCAGGATGACAATAAGCGTCAGGCCGCCGCTTCGATCAGTTCCTCCGCCGGCAGCCGGATCAGATAGTCGAACGCCGAAAGCGCCGCGGTGGATCCCGCTCCCATCGCGATGACGATCTGCTTGTACGGCACCGTCGTCGCGTCGCCCGCGGCGAAGATCCCCCGCTGCGAAGTCTCGCCGCGCGCGTCGATCTCGATCTCGCCGCGCGGGCTCAGCGCCACGGCGTCCTTGAGCCATTCGGTGTTCGGCACCAGCCCGATCTGGACGAAGATCCCTTCGAGGGCGACTTCGTGCGAGGTGCCGTGGTTGCGGTCCTTGTAGACCAGCCCGATCACTTTCTCGCCGTCGCCGCGCACTTCGGTGGTCAGCGCCGAGGTGATCACATTGACGTTCGGCAGAGTAGCCAGCTTGCGCTGAAGCACTGCGTCGGCGCGCAAGTCGGTGTCATATTCGATCAGCGTCACGTGCGCGACGATTCCGGCGAGATCGATCGCCGCCTCGACTCCCGAATTGCCGCCGCCGATTACCGCGACGCGCTTGCCCTTGTACAAAGGCCCGTCGCAATGCGGGCAATAAGCGACGCCCTTGTTGCGATACTGGTCCTCGCCGGGAACCCCCATCTGCCGCCAGCGCGCGCCGGTCGACAGGATCAGCGTCCGCGCCTTGAGGCTTGCGCCGTTGGCCAGCCGCACTTCGTGCAGCCCGCCCTCGATTGGTGCCGGGATCAATTTCTCGGCGCGCTGGAGGTTCATCACGTCGACATCGTAATCCTTGACGTGCTGCTCGAGATGCGCGGCCAGCTTGGGGCCTTCGGTATGCGGCACCGAAATGAAGTTCTCGATCGCCATCGTGTCGAGTACCTGTCCGCCGAAGCGCTCGGCGGCGATGCCGGTGCGGATGCCCTTGCGCGCCGCGTAGATCGCCGCCGCGGCGCCTGCCGGCCCCCGCCGATCACCAGCACGTCGAACGCATCCTTGGTCTTGATCTTCTCGGCCGCGCGCGCCTCGGCGCCGGTGTCGAGCTTGGCGACGATTTGCTCGAGCTCCATCCGGCCCTGACCGAATGGCTCACCATTGAGAAACACCGTCGGCACCGCCATCACCTTGCGGCTCTCGACTTCGTCCTGGAACAAGGCGCCGTCGATCGCGACGTGCTTGATCCGCGGATTGAGCACCGCCATCAGGTTGAGCGCCTGCACCACGTCGGGGCAGTTCTGGCACGACAGCGAGAAATAGGTCTCGAATGCGAAGTCGCCATCGAGGTCCTTGACCTGATCGATCAGTTCCTGCGCTGCGCGCGACGGATGCCCGCCGACCTGCAGCAGCGCTAGTACCAGCGAAGTGAATTCATGCCCCATCGGCAGGCCCGCGAAGCGCACCCCGATATCGGTGCCGGCGCGGCGGATCATGAAGCTGGGCTTGCGCGCATCGTCCTTGCGAACGACGCTAATGTCGTCCGACAGCGCCGCGATGTCGTTCAACAGTCGCTCGAGCTCGCCCGACTTGGCATCGTCGCCCAAGCTGGCGACCAGCTCGATCGGCTGCTTGATGTTGACCAGATAGGTCTTGAGCTGTTGCGTCAGATTGGCGTCGAGCATGGCGAACTCCGAAACTTGAAACAAAACGACCCGGGATGAACCGAAATCCACCCCGGGCCGCATGGGCGCCCCCACAAGGGGGGAGGGAGGGGCGCCTTGGGGGTTAGATCTTGCCGACGAGGTCGAGCGAAGGCGCGAGCGTCGCTTCGCCCTCTTCCCACTTGGCCGGGCAGACTTCGCCCGGATGCGCGGCGATATACTGCGCGGCCTTGATCTTGCGGAGCAGTTCGGCGGCGTTGCGGCCGACGCCTTCCGACGTGATCTCGACCAGCTGGATCACGCCCTCGGGATCGACCACGAAGGTGCCGCGGTCGGCGAGGCCCTGACCTTCACGCAGCACCTGGAAATTGGTGCTGAGATTGTGGTTCTGGTCGCCGAGCATATAGTAATTGATCTTGCCGATCGCCGGCGAGGTATCGTGCCACGCCTTGTGGCTGAAATGCGTGTCGGTCGACACCGAATAGACTTCGACGCCCATCTTCTGGAGCTGCGGATAGATGTCGGCGAGGTCCTCGAGCTCGGTCGGGCACACGAAGGTGAAGTCCGCCGGATAGAAGAAGAACACGGCCCATTTGCCGCGGGTGTCGGCGTCGGTAACCTCGACGAACTTGCCTTCCTTATAGGCCTGTGCGGTGAAAGGCAGAATCATGCTTCCGATAAGCGCCATGCGAATTTTCCTCCAAAGGCGTTGTGTTGCAATGCGGGATATAGGCGCGCTGCACCGCAATGCTAATGGGAACCTTCACTCGCTTTGATCGAGTAAGGCGATCAATGGCGGGCAATTGATCGAACAGGCCTCTCGTCCGTCACCCCGGCGAAAGCGGGGGCCCAGAGCCAAGCAGGACTGTCTGTGAAAGGCAACTCTGGATCCCAGCGTTTGCCGGATGACGGAAACTAGGAGCGGGCCGCTTCTTACCGCACCGCAAGATAAAGATTGTACACGCTGGTCAGCGTGAGCACCACGCCGACCATCAGCATCAGTCGCTTGGGCTCGACTCGCTTCGCCAGCAATGCCCCGAACGGTGCCGCGATCACGCCGCCGATCAGCAGGCCGATCGTGGCAAGCGTGAACGCCTCCCATCCCAATTGGGTGATGAAGGTCGCCGAGATGGTCGTCGTCACGAAGAACTCGGCGGTATTGACCGTGCCGATCGTCATGCGCGGGCTCGATCCCTGGACGAGCAGGTTCGAAGTCACCACCGGACCCCAGCCGCCGCCGCCCGCAGCGTCGAGGAACCCGCCGGCGAGGCCGAGAGGCTCGACGATCTTCGGGCTGCGCTCCTGCGGCGGATAATGCTGCGCGCGCCAGAGCAGGTACAGCCCGATCGCGGTCAGATAAGCGAGGATGAACGGTTTGGCGGTGGCCGCGTCGATGTTCGAGAGCACATAGGCGCCCAGCGCCCCACCGATCACGCCGGGGATCGCGATCCGCAGGAACAGCTTCCAGTTGACGTTCTTGTGGAGCGCGTGGCTGACCCCGGAGACCGCAGTGGTGAAGGTCTCGACGGTGTGGACGCCCGCCGATGCCATCGCGGGCGGCACGCCGAGGCTCAGCAGCAAGGTGTTCGAAATGACGCCGAACGCCATGCCCAGCGCGCCATCGACCATCTGCGCGGCAAAGCCCACGGCGATGAAGGGAAGCAGCGCCGTGAGGTCAATTCCGAAGATCATCCGCGCCCCTGCATCCACCTGTTGGACGCGCAGGAATGCCGCGTCGATCGAATTCCTACAAGATACATCGTGTTTAGGCGGGACAAGCGCGAAGACGGGCCGTTCTGGAAATTCGGCGCAACGTGCATTAAATGAACGCGACAAAGGGGAACCCGGCCATGTTCCGTCGTCTGAAGGCCTATCTCGATTCGATCCATGCGCGCGATCCCGCGCCGCGTAGCCGTGCCGAAATCCTGCTCTACCCGGGAATATGGGCGGTCTTCTATCATCGCATCGCGCACCGGCTGTTCAAGCGTGGCTGGTTCTTCCTCGCCCGCGCAGTCAATCACTGGTCGCGCTGGATGACTGCGATCGACATCCACCCCGGCGCGACGATTGGCCGCAACTTCTTCATCGACCATGGCTTCGTCGTGATCGGCGAGACCGCCGAGATCGGCGACAATGTGACGATCTATCAATGCGTCACTTTGGGCGGCACCAGCCCCGACAACGGCGTTGTCGGCAAGCGCCATCCGACGATCCTCGACGGCGTCATCATCGGCTCGGGCGCGCAGGTGCTTGGGCCGATCACCGTCGGCGAGCGCTCGCGGATCGGCGCCAATGCCGTCGTGACCCGCGACGTGCCCGAAGGCGCAGTGATGGTCGGCATTCCGGCCAAGCCGATGCTCGTCGAGGCGGCGACATGGCAAAAGGATTTCGTGCCTTATGGCACGCCGTGCAGCGAGACGTTCGATCCCGCCACGCAGAAGCTCGAGATCATGCGCTGCGAACTCGAGACGCTGCGCAAGCGGCTCGACGCGATGATCGAATCCGGTGCGACGGACAGCAAGACAGGGCGTCGCGACCGCGCCTGATGGGAACCGTGACGCCACTTCCGATCGGCCGCCCCTCGCAGGTCGGTTTCGAGCGTATCGAGCTGACGCGGATCCTCGATCTCTACGGCCGGATGGTCGCCGCGGGGCATTGGAAGGATTACGCGATCCAGTTCGATGGCGAGGCCGCGATGTTCGCCGCCTTCCGCCGCGCGGCGGAGCGCCCCGAATATCGGATCGAAAAGCGCCCGGCGCTGCGCAATCGGCAGGGCATGTGGGCTTTGGTCAACGAAGCCGGGATGATCCTCAAGCGCGGGCATGAACTAGGCCCGGTGCTCGCGCCGGTCGAGCGCCGGCTGATGAAATTGGTGGGCGAGTAGCCGCTATTTCGCCGGCGTGGCCGGCTTCGGCCGCTCGGGGGTGTATTGCGCCGAGGCGAGCTTCCATGTGCCGCTCGATCGCACCGCCAGGAAGCCAAGGCAAAAGCGCGCGTCGCAGGGCCGGAATATTGCGTCGTGACCTCTTCCTTCTCCATTCATTGCCAAAGGCCCGGGAGTCGCCTCCCGGGCCCTCGTCAAGCGGGTTTCGATCTCAGGCGATCGCTACCTGCTGAGTGGGAGGCAGTCGGCTCTCCAGCGCGTTGCCGAGCAGACCGATCACGCTGCGCCGCATCGGCTGCCAGAAAGCCGAGAGCGTGAGCAGTGCCGATCCGATCACCAATGCGGTGAGCGCCGCGGCAAGCTCGACAGCACCGCTCTGCTCGAACAGCGCATACATCGCCCAGAGCACATAGACGAGGCTCGAGACGAGCAGCGCGCGCCGGTCGACCGCCAGCGCCACCGCGGCGAAGACGATGTAGAGCGCGAGCACCACGCCGGCCATCGGGGCGGCGATGTCGCCGTCGAACACGCCGAGCATGTGGAAGACCGGGTGGGCGATCAGCGGCGCCGCGGCGAGATGAAGCCAGAAGGCGACGTCGGAGCGGCGGGTGCGGCGCTCGCGGTCCGACATGTCCCAGCGCATCGCGAAGCCGAAGACGAGCAGGCCGGCGATCAGCAGCATCAGATTGAGCGAGTCCTGCGAAGCGGGAACGAATGCAGTGATCGCGCCGACTGCGACCGCGACGAGGGCGAGCGCGCCCACCGCCACGGTGATCGGCACCATGAAGCGCCGCCAGTGCAGCCAGGTCGCCCCCGCGGTGACGATCCCGGTGACGATCCCGATCGCGCCGGCGAGCTGGCGATGCTGGAGTTCGGTGGTGAGGCCGAATTGCTCCGAGAGCCAAGGCGCGTTCGCGCCCCAGATCGCCCCGAACCCCGCGAAGATGCCGCCGGCGAAGCCGAGCAACAACAGAATGCTGGGAAGCGCCATGCGGCGCTGCCGGGTGAAATATTCGGCGAGCAACCAGCTGGTGATCGATACCGCAAACCCGCCGAATGCCGCAGCGACGCCGACCTGACGCGGCCCCTCGTTCGCATCGAGATCCATGATCTGCGCGCCGATATAGAAGCCGATCCACCCGACCGCGACGAGGATCAGGATCGCCGCGATACCGACGAAGATGTCGTTGAAGCCGGTCAGCAGCCGGAAGCTCTCTTCGTCGACAGTGGGCGTCGATCGACTTGCCGCAACATGGTTCCTCAGGGCCGCCGCGGCATCTTGCGAGATCGCTCCCGCCTCCACCGCGCCTGCCAGGTCGCTTTCGCTGTACATGGGCAATCCTCCTGTTGTGAGGTCTGCCTAGCATAAGTGTATTAGTGAAACAATACGGTGAGGCGCTATTGCAGCTGCGACATGATCGACATCGTCTGTTCGGCCCCCGAATTGGGCACGATCTCGCCTTTGCGGTCGATAATTTCGTTCCACTGCACGGCGACGCTTTCTGGTGTCAGTTCGGCCAGTCTGGCGCCGGGGGTCAGCGTGACATACGCCGCCTGGACCACGCCCGCGCCGGCGCCGATGATCATGTTGGTGGGGGCGTCTTCGGAGACGAGGAACAGCGCGGCGGGGGCGACCTTCTCGGGCGCGAAGGCTTTGAATGCCGCTTCGGGGAAGATGTCCTCGGTCATCCGCGTGCCGGCAACCGGCGCGATCGTGTTGACCTTGATCCCGTATTTGGCGCCTTCGAGGTGCAGCGTCTTGGCGAGGCCGGCCAGCCCGAGCTTGGCAGCGCCATAATTGGCCTGCCCGAAATTGCCGAACAGCCCGGTCGACGAGGCGGTCATCAGGATCCGCCCGTAATTCTGGTCGCGCATCGTGTCCCACACCGCTTTGGTGCAATTGGCGGAGCCATTGAGATGGACGTCGACGACGAAGCGGAAATCCTCGGGCTCCATCTTGGCGAAGCTGCGGTCGCGGAGCACCCCGGCATTGTTGATCAATATGTCGATCCGGCCCCAGCGCGCCTTCGCCGCCTCGACCATCGCGACCATCTGGTCATATTCGGTGACGCTGCCGCCGTTCGAAAATGCCTCGCCGCCCGCGGTTTCGATCTCCTGAACCACCGCGAGGGCGGCGTCCGAATGGCCGGTGCCGTCGCGCGCGCCGCCGAGATCGTTGACCACCACTTTCGCGCCGCGCCGCGCCAGCTCGAGCGCATAAGCGCGGCCGAGACCGCCACCCGCGCCTGTGACGATGGCGACGCGATTGTCGAAACTAATGGTCATCGGAAGCGCTCCCTATGCTCTGGAATGCTTCCTAGACCTATTCATCTCAGGCTGAACAGCCTGCGGTTCGCCCTCAGCGCCCGCCGCGCTGGCGGCACTGATCCTTCACCGTTTTCGAGCACGGCGGATAGGCATTCGGCGCGGCCGTCGGCGCGGGAGCGGCGGCGGCCGTCGTCGTATCGGGCGCCGGAGCTGCCGCATCGGCCGGCGGCACAGCCGGCGCGGCGGTCGCATCGGGAGAGGCCGTCGCGTCGGGTGCGGCGGCAGCGTCGGTGGTCGTCGTGCCCGAACCGGTGGTGCCGGTCGTCGGGTCGGCGGGAGGCGTATTGGCATCCGGCGTGGTCGTCGTAGGCGATTCCGGTGCCGTGGTAGTGGCAGGCGGAGTGGTCTGCTGCGGGGTCTCTTGGGCGACGGCCGTGCCGCCGATAGCGGCGAGAGCGGCCGCCAATGCGATAAGCTTCATCAAAGCTTCTCCTGAATTAATCCTCGGACGCAGCATGCGCGTCCGGGATTATTAACGCCGGAGAAAGCCGGTTAGCTCCTCAGTTCCCCGCGTCCAGGGCATAGCCCGCCGAACGAACGGTGCGGATGATGTCCGGGCGGTCGCCATTGTTGATCGCCTTGCGCAGCCGCCGGATGTGGACGTCGACCGTGCGCGATTCGATGTCGCTGTCATGTCCCCACACCGCATCGAGCAGCCGCTCGCGCGAGAAAACCCAGCCCGGATGCTCGAGGAAATGCTTGAGCAGGCGGAATTCGGTCGGCCCCAGCGACACTACTTCGCCGCCGCGACGCACCTTGTGCCCCACCGTGTCCATCTCGATGTCCGAGTAGCTCAGTGCCTCGCCCGCCAGCGCCGGGCGCACCCGCCGCAGCACCGCGCCGACCCGTGCCACCAGCTCGCGCGGGGAGAAGGGCTTGGTGACGTAATCGTCCGCCCCGGTCTCGAGCCCGCGCACCCGATCCTCTTCCTCGCCGCGGGCGGTGAGCATGATGATCGGAATATTGGCGGTCTCGGGCATGCGGCGGAGCCGCCGGCACACCTCGATCCCCGAAAGCCCCTCGACCATCCAGTCGAGCAATACGATGTCGGGTGTCGCTTCCTTGGCGAGCAGCAGGGCTTCCTCGCCGTCAGGGGTGTGCTTGACTTCGTAATCCTCACGCTTGAAGTGCCACGTCACCAGCTCGGCGATCGCGGCGTCGTCCTCGACGAGAAGCATCTTTACCCGGGCCATGTACGCGTCCTCATGCGGTTGCCGCTTCGTCGGCCAGATAGCGGCCGGTCGCGGCGAAATATACCATCTCGGCCACGTTGGTGGCATGGTCGCCGATGCGTTCGATGTTCTTGGCGACGAACAGCAAATGCGCCACCTGGCTCACCGTGCGCGGATTCTCGACCATGAAGGTCACCAAAGTGCGGAAGATCGAATCGTAGAAATCATCGAGCGCGCTGTCGCGCACGCAGATCTCGGCGGCGACCTCGGCGTTGCGCGAGGCGAACGCGTCGAGCACGTCGTGGACCATGTCGCTCGCCATCTGCGCCATTGCGGGCAGCAGCGACAGCGCCTCGATCCGGTCCTCGCCGGCGGTGTGGATCAGCGGCACCCGCTTGGCGACGTTCTTGGCATAGTCGCCGATCCGCTCGACCACCGCGGCGATCTTGAGTGCCGCGATCACTTCGCGCAGATCGTCGGCCATCGGCGCGCGCAGCGCGATCACCCGGACGACGAGCTTCTCGACCTCGCCTTCGATCGCGTCGATCTGCTTGTCCTTCTTGCGGACCTCCTCGGCGAGCGCGGTATCGCCGCGCTGGAGCGCCTTCATCGCGTCGTGGATCGCCTGTTCAGCGAGCCCGCCCATCTGGCTGATCAGCGCGCGGAGCTGCTTGATGTCCTGGTCGAACGCCTTGACGGTATGTTCCTGCCCCGTGCCCATCAGCCGTACCTTCCGGTAATATAATCTTTCGTGCGCTCTTCGCGCGGCGTCGTGAAGATCTGGTCGGTTT
Protein-coding regions in this window:
- a CDS encoding molybdenum cofactor biosynthesis protein MoaE, giving the protein MIRVSVDPAPIELAVEVAALEERGAGGVATFTGLVRGDDGVTALELEHYPGMTEQALIALAETATERWSLLGVTMVHRIGVMVQGDRIVFVGTAAHHRREALEACAFLIDRLKTDAPFWKREQRGEDARWVDARHTDAEAAGRWG
- a CDS encoding sulfite exporter TauE/SafE family protein, which encodes MIFGIDLTALLPFIAVGFAAQMVDGALGMAFGVISNTLLLSLGVPPAMASAGVHTVETFTTAVSGVSHALHKNVNWKLFLRIAIPGVIGGALGAYVLSNIDAATAKPFILAYLTAIGLYLLWRAQHYPPQERSPKIVEPLGLAGGFLDAAGGGGWGPVVTSNLLVQGSSPRMTIGTVNTAEFFVTTTISATFITQLGWEAFTLATIGLLIGGVIAAPFGALLAKRVEPKRLMLMVGVVLTLTSVYNLYLAVR
- a CDS encoding MFS transporter — translated: MIGALGLMKERRFLPLFITQFLGAFNDNLFKNAMVFFAIYYIFDSVEQETQFSAIATGIFILPFFLFSALAGQIADSYDKAKIMRIIKAAEVLIMLVGALGILVKSLPLMLVALVGMGIHSTFFGPIKYAVLPQHLEADEVLGGTGMVEAGTYIAILCGTIAGGLISPTFAAFAVVGVAVIGWFASLQIPPAPPLTKLKLDYNIFRASARLIRATMHIPRLYLAIVAISVFWTIAAILGVLFPPLVKNVFHAQKDVASVFLAIFSVGIAIGSIIINRMLKGHVSAKYAPASVLAMSLFVADFFFAAAFFPVSDGPLLKTADFLALPYAWRVLLDLGMIAITGGMFVVPLYAFLTTTVDKSQTSRTVAANNIVNSGAMVAGSVGILGFTNIPGVAVVHAIWIVFLLCLASAYCAWRLYKAEDLPHGLDPIP
- the ahpC gene encoding alkyl hydroperoxide reductase subunit C encodes the protein MALIGSMILPFTAQAYKEGKFVEVTDADTRGKWAVFFFYPADFTFVCPTELEDLADIYPQLQKMGVEVYSVSTDTHFSHKAWHDTSPAIGKINYYMLGDQNHNLSTNFQVLREGQGLADRGTFVVDPEGVIQLVEITSEGVGRNAAELLRKIKAAQYIAAHPGEVCPAKWEEGEATLAPSLDLVGKI
- a CDS encoding DUF2794 domain-containing protein, which codes for MGTVTPLPIGRPSQVGFERIELTRILDLYGRMVAAGHWKDYAIQFDGEAAMFAAFRRAAERPEYRIEKRPALRNRQGMWALVNEAGMILKRGHELGPVLAPVERRLMKLVGE
- the epsC gene encoding serine O-acetyltransferase EpsC — protein: MFRRLKAYLDSIHARDPAPRSRAEILLYPGIWAVFYHRIAHRLFKRGWFFLARAVNHWSRWMTAIDIHPGATIGRNFFIDHGFVVIGETAEIGDNVTIYQCVTLGGTSPDNGVVGKRHPTILDGVIIGSGAQVLGPITVGERSRIGANAVVTRDVPEGAVMVGIPAKPMLVEAATWQKDFVPYGTPCSETFDPATQKLEIMRCELETLRKRLDAMIESGATDSKTGRRDRA
- a CDS encoding hydrogen peroxide-inducible genes activator, with protein sequence MAATYLPTLKQLQYLVALHDSGHFGRAAEASFVTQSTLSAGIRELETLIGVVLVERTRRVVRFTPLGERIVEKARRVLREADELGDLARVAGRPLSGEMRMSVIPTIAPFLLPRILPRLRREYPDLKLFLREETSGQACEQLHHGRTDCVLLALPFGCGEVEAAPLFDDRLFVAFPEGEMDPTPTIRPADIDPNRLLMLEDGHCLKDHALAACNRPELRAEATMLGTSLHTMVQMVDNGLGVTMLPQMAIDAGILEHTRVTARPLDAENASRQIALVWRKASPRERDFRLLAEVLAQTR
- the moaD gene encoding molybdopterin converting factor subunit 1; translation: MDLLYFAWVRERVGTGHEQRDPPATVLSIADLIAWLATLSPGHAEAMREPERLRAAIDQKFVPLDAPLGNAREVALFPPVTGG
- the pgsA gene encoding CDP-diacylglycerol--glycerol-3-phosphate 3-phosphatidyltransferase — encoded protein: MLTLPNILTLSRIVTVPLLAAFLWWPEWRTGYAIAFAIYCLMGITDYFDGYLARAQGTVSKLGVFLDPIADKIMIAAVILMLVGKGVIADYHLIAALIILLREITVSGLREFLAQLQVSVPVSQLAKWKTALQLVAFGALILGQALPQYPWVALLGLVTLWSAAVLTAITGWDYLRVGLKHMDT
- a CDS encoding SDR family NAD(P)-dependent oxidoreductase, with the translated sequence MTISFDNRVAIVTGAGGGLGRAYALELARRGAKVVVNDLGGARDGTGHSDAALAVVQEIETAGGEAFSNGGSVTEYDQMVAMVEAAKARWGRIDILINNAGVLRDRSFAKMEPEDFRFVVDVHLNGSANCTKAVWDTMRDQNYGRILMTASSTGLFGNFGQANYGAAKLGLAGLAKTLHLEGAKYGIKVNTIAPVAGTRMTEDIFPEAAFKAFAPEKVAPAALFLVSEDAPTNMIIGAGAGVVQAAYVTLTPGARLAELTPESVAVQWNEIIDRKGEIVPNSGAEQTMSIMSQLQ